The genomic region CTGGCTGTTGCCGAACAATGACAAGAGTTCTTCTAGATAAGTAAGTCATGTTGCTCCAAATTGACGTTCGCCCTGCTACGTATGCAAATTCATAGAATGGTAAATAGTAATGTTCTAGAATGATTGATTCAATTGACGATATGTTTCGTTGCAGATTTCTCATAGCAAGCGGAATGGATAGAATTCTTGACATTAACCAGATTGATAAGTATGCCAAGAGTGGAATTGTAGGCTGAGCTGCTATAATCTACGGTGAAGTTGCTAGCTAGGTATACAAACAGATGGATTACGTCACAAAACTTATGTATAATGTATAAATCTGCGACTTATAACGTGTGCCATGTTGAGTTATTTTTCGTATCCACAAACAATATGGATGCCAATCTCATCATGCCAAAAACATCATACAACAAAATCAAGCAGTTATTTGTGAAGGTTTTGGTTTCCCCCACGATATTGACTTGTATCCGTTTAAAGATGATGGCGATTTAACTGCAGGACGCAAGTACTCTTGTCTATTGTAATCTGTTGAGATTCGTATTTCTTGCTGGTCGTCTTCATCTTGTGTGGACAAGGAGTTTGCGTTACTGCTACGCGATGAAGTCGAGCCAGTAAACATACTGTCATCAATCACTTCCTTTCCCTTCCATATGATCTTAATATTGCAGCTGGTGTCGGGCGCATTTCGTAGAATCTGACTGGCTATTCCACTTCCTTTCTTGGACCTCAGTTTCCTCAGATTTGATTCGATGGTTCCAACTACTAGGTTTCTTATGTTTTGAGTCGGAATAAGGTCTAGGATTGCCTTGGCAACTGTATCGCTCTCAATGAGCATAATTTCAGTCTTAACCTGTTCGGTTAACGTCATATTCATCAACATACAGAGGCTAATCAGTACTAATAAACTTGTAATTAAATAGCTATAGAGGGCCTGTATTTTGGAAATCTGATAATACCTTAGCAGATGAGCAGGCATCAACGTATCTGTCAAGGAGCTTCCTCCTCCTGTCTCTTTCTAGGGCCATGCAATTGTTCACCATCTTTGGACTCACTGTATTTTTTGGAAGCATTCCTACTGCATGTCAGAAAAACCAAGACAGAAATATCTCTTACTAATCATCaattaaatgttaaaaaatcagttaattaattaaatgcaGTCATAACCCTATGGTTAATTAGTCGCCTTTACAGCTTGAAAATCTGTGTAATCTGAAACTTGTGTTGAACTCCTGTAGTGTAAGACTTTGATGGATTCAACTCGAATCAGTAACTTGTGCAATACACACACGCCAGATATGTCAACCCTTGTATCACTCTCAACTTTGAAATT from Pyrus communis chromosome 4, drPyrComm1.1, whole genome shotgun sequence harbors:
- the LOC137732470 gene encoding U-box domain-containing protein 36-like isoform X2, with protein sequence MTKEETRMPLPLPLALTSIEEELEAAYDEEDDDDESLFSIDFNFNFKNNSKGEEEVGPYQYYVAVGGQKSESSMDALLWTLSHAAVTHDHDRSPVIVIVHVFPPMRFVPSPLSPKMVNNCMALERDRRRKLLDRYVDACSSAKVKTEIMLIESDTVAKAILDLIPTQNIRNLVVGTIESNLRKLRSKKGSGIASQILRNAPDTSCNIKIIWKGKEVIDDSMFTGSTSSRSSNANSLSTQDEDDQQEIRISTDYNRQEYLRPAVKSPSSLNGYKSISWGKPKPSQITA
- the LOC137732470 gene encoding U-box domain-containing protein 36-like isoform X1 is translated as MTKEETRMPLPLPLALTSIEEELEAAYDEEDDDDESLFSIDFNFNFKNNSKGEEEVGPYQYYVAVGGQKSESSMDALLWTLSHAAVTHDHDRSPVIVIVHVFPPMRFVPSPLGMLPKNTVSPKMVNNCMALERDRRRKLLDRYVDACSSAKVKTEIMLIESDTVAKAILDLIPTQNIRNLVVGTIESNLRKLRSKKGSGIASQILRNAPDTSCNIKIIWKGKEVIDDSMFTGSTSSRSSNANSLSTQDEDDQQEIRISTDYNRQEYLRPAVKSPSSLNGYKSISWGKPKPSQITA